A stretch of DNA from Roseovarius faecimaris:
AATCCATGGGGTCAGATAGTAAATCCCCAGGGTCACAATCATGATGACCCATTTCAGGTTACGGAATTTGCCGCTGACCTTCTTGGGAAAAACGGGTTCACGGGCCGCATAAAGGCTCGGCGGCGACGATGGCTCTGCATTTGCCACAGGTAAAAAACTCCGGATAACTTGATCAAGATCAGCGCCCTTTTGGCAGGATTGCCGGGGTGCAGCTTTGATATGAGTCAATTTCTGACTTTTGCATTGAGGTTATTCGTCGCGTGCCGTCGCGCAGCGGCGCAGCCAGTTCGCAAAGGCCCGGGCCTTGGGCCGCAACGGACCGGGGCGGGTGACGATGAAATAGCCCGTTTCCTCCGGTTCCTCGAAAAGCAGCCGGAGCCGCCCGGCCCGAATGTCATCCTCCACCCAGTGCAACACCGTCAGCGACACCCCCTGCCCCTGACGCACCCCTTCAAGAAGCAGATTGCCCGGCACCTGCATCATCGCCCCCGCGCGCACGCCGCTCAACCCGCGCCGCCGCAGCCAGTCGGTTGATTCAGAAGTCCCGAACTCCTGCACCCAGGGAAGATCCAGCAGGTCCGCAGGCTCTCGGATGTCGCGGCCATCGATCAGCGCCGGGGCCGCCACCACCACCAGCGGCGAAATGAAAAGCGGGCTCACATCGACCCCGGACCAGTCGCCCGTGCCATAGCGGATGGCAATGTCGATCCCCCCCGGCTCCAGCGGAACGCGTTCGGGCGTCGGGTTGATCATGACATCCACATCCGGGTGCCGGTGCCGAAAGTCCAGCATGCGCGGCATCAGCCATTGCGCCGCAAATCCCGGCGTGGTGGTGATCTGCAGCGGCCGGTCCGCATCGGCCGTGGTCAACTCCTCCACCGCGCGCGCAATCGCCCCGAAGCCAAGCTTCAGCGCCTCGGCCAGATGCGTCCCCTCCGGCGAAAGCTGCAACTGCCGCCCGGACCGGTCCACGAGCTTCAGCCCCATATGCGCCTCCAGCGCCTTGATCTGCTGGCTGATCGCCGCGTGGCTGACATTCAGCCGCGCCCCCGCCGCCACGGCAGAGCCCGTCTCGGCCAGCGCCGAAAAGGCGCGCAGCGCGGTCAGCGGGGGCATGGTCAGCCAATCCATTATGTAATTTTTCCTTACATATTAGAAAACTTCCTGAGTCGCATTATGGCAGGGTTCAATCCATATTCAAATGAGTAAAACGAGATACGGAAAGGACGGACCATGCTGAACATCTTCGCAAATTCTTTCATGACTGCGACGCGGAACACACCGTCGGAGCAGCGGGACAATCATTCGCACTGGGCCCCTAGCGAACGGTTCGATAACCGCCGCAATGCCGAGATGGAGGCGCATCTGACCGCGCGGCGCCGTGATTGATCCTGACCTGGTCGATGCCTATCTGGGCCACCCGGCGCGCCGCGCGACGCGCCGCTGGCCCTGGCGCGGACGCAGATGGGCCGCTCTCCCGCCCGATCCCCTGCCTCCGCGCCGCTGATGCGGCAGGCACGTGCGGCCCTAGGCGCCGCGCGTGCCGACCAGTTTCAGCCGACGGGAGGCCGAGGTCCGGCCCGGCCCGAACATGTCGCGCACCTGGTCCGTTCCGGCACAGGCCACCCGGTTCCTTCCCGCCGTCTTTGCGGCGTAAAGTGCGGCATCGGCCTCGGACAGCCACGCATCCGGCACCGTCAGCCCCCGGTGCAGCGCGGCGATGCCAAGGCTGACGGTAAACCGCAGGTCGCCCCCGGGCTGATGCAGCCGCATCCGGGCCACCGCCTCCCGCATCTGCAAAGCCAGCTCTCGCGCCTCGCCAACCGCGTGGTCGGGCAGCAGACAGGCAAACTCCTCTCCGCCGATCCGATAGAGCCTGCCCCCGAAGGGCAGCAGCCTGCGCAGACGCTCCGCCAGTTCGCGCAGCGCCATATCTCCGGCAGCATGGCCGAACCGGTCATTGATCTGTTTGAAATGATCAATGTCGATCATCAGCAGGCTCGCCTGCCGCCCGCTGGTGCAATATTCCACCAGCGCTGCTTCCAGATCGGGCTGAAACTGCCGCCGCGAGGCCGCCCTGGTCAGCCAGTCGGTCGAGGCGGCCCGGCTCAGTTCCTCACAGGCCCGGGTGATGGCGATCTCCTGCGCGACCCAGGCAGCAAAGAGCTTGATCAGGTCCACCTCCTCGGCGCTGAAGGCCGAGCGCGCGATCGGGCTTGAAAAACTCAGCGTCCCGAACCGCTCTTTGTCCACCGTCAGCGGAATGCCGATATAACACCGCTGGTTCAGCCCCGCGATACAGCCCAATGCCGGAAAACCGCCACGATGCGCGTCGGCAATGGTTAACGGCCCATCCTCGCTCAGCGCGAGCCCGCAAAACATGTCGGACAGGGCGAACTGCATCCCTGCCGACAGATCCACAATCGTGGATTGAGCATGTAAAACAGTGCATTGCCCACCTTGCACCTGCGTGACCATCGCTGTGGGCAGGCGGAAATACTCACAGCCGATCCGCATGATCGCATGGATTTTTTCCTGCCCGCTCATGTCCTGGCTGGACGACACATCGTAAAGCCGCGACATCACATCATGCAGATCAAGCAGCTCATCCATATCGCGGATCAGCGCGGCAAATCCGATCACCTCACCGGCCTTGTCCCGCACCGCCCAGCCAATCGTCTCGCTTCGGATCAGGCGGCCCGCCTTGTGGCGGTAATTGACCATGTAATCGGGCTTTACCGGGGCACGGCTGGTGTAATGGCGGGTGCGGCCAATCTGTGCGTTATCGCGGGTGCGATCATAGAGGATCTCGGTCTTGCGCCCTCGCAGATCATCAAGCGTATACCCCATCAACTCGGTAAACGCCTGGTTCACCCAGGTGATACGCCTGTCGGTATCGGCGAGGATCACCGCCTCTTTCAATTCGCCAAATACCTGCGCTGTCTTGGCAATCGCCTCTGATCGGGCCGGGTCCGGCCGCTCCCTTTCTCCAGAACTCACCGCATTGCTCCTTTTAAGAGTTTTGACACGCTGAGTAGAGATGAACGACGTTTACTAAAATTAGCTTAAAAAACGATAGCCAAAGGCCGTGACGCAGTCGGAAAGATGCGGTTTTCGGTGCCCGAAAAGGTGCACCGGTCCACCCTGGAAACGCGCGAACAGATCAGCGGGACCGGTGCTGACCCGCCCGCAAGGGACTGCAGGCGGGTGTCTTTGTCAGGCGGGGCTTATTCGCCGCCGCCCAGTTGGTGGACATAGGCCGCCACAGCGCGCAGCTCGGCCTCCGACAGGCGCTCGGTCCAGGGCGGCATCACCCCGTAGCGGCTGTAGGTCACGGTTTCCACGAGCGTGTCGTAATCCCCGCCATAGAGCCAGATCGCATCGGCCAGGTTGGGTGCACCCTGATAGATGTCCCCGGTGCCGTCCTCCATGTGGCAGGCCGCGCAATTGTCGGCAAAGACGGTCTCGCCCGCCTTGGCTTTCTCGGCATCCACCGGCTCACCCGAGAGCGACATCACGTAGTTGACCACCTGATCGATCTCTTCCGCCTCCAGGATTTCACCAAAGACCGGCATCTCGGAATAGCGTGCATCGTCATCCTCTTCATTGCGGATGCCGTGGCTGATCGTGGTATGAATATCCTCGATCGTGCCGCCCCAGAGCCAGTCATTGTCCAGCAGGTTCGGATAGCCCTTGGCGCCGGCAGCGCCCGAGCCGTGGCATTGCGCACACCAGGTGCGGAACACGGCGGCCCCGGCCGAAGAGGCATAGCCCTGCAGCTCCGGGTCTGCGCTGATCTCGGTCAGCTCGGTCGCGGCCAGCTTGGCGTTGATCTCGGCATTGGCGGCCTCGGCCTCGGCGATCTCGGCGGCCACATTGGCGCGCGTCGACCAGCCCTTGTAGCCTTCGGTCGCCCCGCTCAGCATCGGCCAGGCCGGGTAAGCGATCACATACCAGATCCCCCAGGCGATACAGGCGTAGAAGATCCACAGCCACCAGCGCGGCAAAGGGTTGTTCCACTCTTCGATACCGTCCCACTCATGCCCGGTGGTCGAGTACCCGTCCTTGTTTGTCTTCTTTTCGTTTGCCATCGTCTTACGCCTCCTTGGCGTCGGCGCTGCGCACGGGCGCAGGCTTGTCTTCATGCCGGAAGGGGATGTTCGCCGGGTTCTCATAGGTCTTGGTGGATCCGGGTCTGAAGACCCAGATCACCATGGCCACGAAGAAGACGAACAGCGCCAGGAGCATCCAGCTATCTGCGAATTCGCGCAGCAGGGAATAGGTTTCCATCGGTCCTCCTCCCTTACCGGCTGGCCACGGGCGTGAAGGTCGAGAAATCGACCAGCGTGCCCAGCATCTGCAGATAGGCGATCAGCGCATCGGCCTCCGAAATTCCGTCATTGCCGTCGAAATTGCGGATGTTGACCTTCTCGCCATAGCGCTCCACGAGCCCGTCCGTGTCACCGAAAGGGTCGATCTGCACGGCAAAGTCGGCCTGCGCGTTCTCGATCATCTCTTCGGTATAGGGCACGCCCACAAAGCGATGGGTCTTCAGCGAGTCCGCGATGTACTTCCCGTCGATCATCCGGCGTTCGAGATAGCCGTATTTGGGCATCACCGATTCCGGCACCACCGATTGCGGGTTGCGCAAATGGTCCACATGCCATTCGTCCGAATAGCGCCCACCGACGCGGGCCAGGTCCGGCCCGGTCCGCTTGGAGCCCCACTGGAACGGATGATCATACTGGCTTTCAGCGGCAAGGCTGTAGTGGCCATAGCGCTCCACCTCGTCGCGCATCGGGCGGATCATCTGGGAGTGGCAGACATAGCAGCCCTCCCGGATGTAGATATCGCGCCCGGCAAGCTCCAGCGGGGTGTAGGGGCGCATGCCCTCCACATCCTCGATGGTGTTTTCCAGGTAGAAGAGCGGTGCGATCTGCACGATGCCGCCGATGGTCACCACCAGGAAGGCGAAGATTGCCAGCAATGTGACGTTCTTCTCCAGTACTGCGTGTTTGTCTAGGATAGCCATTCTATTGTCCCTCCTCTTATTCAGCCGGGACAACGGAGTTGTCGGTTTCCACCGCAGGGCTCCGTCTGGCCGTCATGTAAAGGTTGTAGCACATGATGATTGCGCCGGTGATGAACAGCACGCCGCCCAGGCCCCGCACGATGTACATCGGCAGCTTGGCACTCACGGTGTCGGCGAAGGAGTTCACGAGGAAGCCATTGGCATCCACTTCACGCCACATCAGGCCTTCCATGATCCCCGTCACCCACATCGAGGCGGCGTAGAGCACGATCCCGATCGTGGCGAGCCAGAAGTGCCAGCTCACAAGGCGCAGGCTATAGAGCCGTTCCTTGTTCCACAGTTTCGGCACCAGGAAGTAGAGGCAGCCAAAGGTGATCATGCCGTTCCAGCCCAGAGCGCCGGAATGCACGTGGCCAATGGTCCAGTCGGTATAGTGCGACAGGGAGTTGACCGCGCGGATCGACATCATCGGACCCTCGAAGGTGGACATGCCGTAGAACCCGACCGAGATCACCATCATCCGGATCACCGGGTCGGTGCGCAGCTTGTCCCAGGCGCCCGAAAGCGTCATCAGACCGTTGATCATGCCACCCCAGGAGGGCATCCACAGGATCACCGAGAACACCATGCCCAGCGTCGACGCCCAGTCAGGCAGCGCGGTATAATGCAGGTGGTGCGGACCGGCCCAGATATAAAGGAAGATCAGCGCCCAGAAGTGAATGATGCTGAGCTTGTAGCTGAAGACCGGCCGCTCGGCCTGCTTCGGCACGAAGTAGTACATCATGCCAAGGAAGCCCGCGGTCAGGAAGAAGCCCACCGCGTTGTGGCCATACCACCATTGCGTCATCGCATCCTGCACGCCACTGAAGACCTGCACCGATTTGGAGCCCCAGATCGAAACCGGAATGCTCAGGTTGTTGAAGAGGTGCAGCATCGCCACCGTCAGGATGAAGCTGAGGAAGAACCAGTTGGCCACGTAGATATGCGGCTCCTTGCGCTTCACCAGCGTGCCGACGAAGACGGCCAGATAGGCCAGCCAGACGATGGTCAGCCAGATATCGACATACCATTCCGGCTCGGCATATTCCTTGCCCTGCGTCGCCCCGAGCAGATAGCCCGTCGCCGCCAGGACGATCACCAGCTGATACCCCCAGAAAACGAACCAGGCGAGGTTCCCGCCCCAAAGGCGCGCCGCCGAGGTCCGCTGAACGACATAGAACGAGGTACAGAGCAGGGCGTTGCCGCCAAAGGCGAAGATCACCGCCGATGTGTGCAGCGGACGCAGCCGCCCGAAATTCAGATAGCCTTGCGCCCATTCGAAGTTGAGCACCGGAAAGGCCAGCTGGAAGGCGATGATCGTGCCCACCAGAAAGCCCACGACGCCCCAGAGCGCGGTGGCGATCACCCCATAGCGGATCACCCCGTCCATATATTCACCGGACAGGTCCACATTGGGTTTCGGTTCATCCGTGTGGCGCAGCGTCCACACGAACAGCACGCCGGCCACCAGAGCGATGGTCAGCGCATTGACCATATAGGCCAGGTCGCGAGCGTAATTGGCCGCAATCAGCGCAAAAAGCGCGATCACACCCAACACGATCAGCTTTATATAGTTTGTCATATCCCGTTCCTTCGTCTCTTTACCTCGCACGACTCACAATTGCCGCGCGCGGGGGTCTGGACTGAGGCTGTATTGATATGTCGCGCGCGGGGCTGCCTTGATCTGAATCAAGAATTCCCGGTTTCTGCTGACTGCGCGCCCTTGCCGCAGGCACTGCATAAAACTGCGAAATATCAAGTCATTCGCGGCTTTTCCTTTTAAAAGAACAGCTTGGCGCTCATCTATTGACAGGGATCAAAGTGGGCGGCCCCGCGCGGTGATAAACTATTCAAACCGACTTGGAGAAAGGGAACCGCCATGACCTATTCGAGCCTTTATTGTGTATTGACCGACCCCGCCCTGGTGAAGGACACGCTGCGCCACGCCATCGCGGCAGCGCAGACCCATGACGCGCATCTCGATGTGCTCTGTCTCGGGGTCGATCAGACCCAGACCGGATATTACTACGCCGGGGCCTCTGCCATCGTGCTGCAGGATTCCATCGAACGCGCGCAGGATCTCTCGGCCGAGATCGACGCCGCCGCCCGCGCCATACTGGACGGAGAGAGCCTGCTCTGGGCGATCGAAACCGGCATGACGCAGCTGATCAGTCTTAACCGGCTGATCGCCGCCCGGGCGCGATTCTCCGATCTGGTGATTCTGCCCCAGCCCTATGGCGAGGACCGTGGGATCGAACTGGAAACCATCACCGAAGCCACGCTCTTCGAAGGCAGCACGCCGGCGCTGATCCTGCCCGCCGGTTCCGCCCCCGAGCCGCGCTTCAACAATGTGGTGATCGCCTGGAACGAAAGCGCCGAGGCGCTCAACGCCACCCGCGCCGCCATGCCGCTTCTGAAAGCGGCCGACAAGGTGCATGTGGTTGTGATCGACCCGCCGACCCACGGGCCCAACCGCTCGGATCCGGGCGGGCTTTTATCGCAATATCTGGCCCGTCATGGCGTGACAGTGCAGGTGGAGGTGCTGTCCAAGACATTGCCGCGTATCTCCGACGTGCTCAGCCGCCACGTGGCCGATATCGGCGCCGATCTCGTCGTGATGGGAGCCTATGGCCACAGCCGGGTGCGCGAGGCCGTATTTGGCGGCGCCACCCGCGACTTGCTCGAGACGTCGACAGTGCCCGTTCTGATGGCACATTGACAAAGCGCTCCGGGGCAACGGTCCTGGCACGGCGGCCACGCGCGGGGAAAATCTCGCGTGTGGTTCGCCTCGCTTTCCTTGCAAACGCCCGCAACGGCTGAGCGACGCAGCCCCTTCATTTGCCCTCTTTTGGGCTAAACCAGCGCATGCACGACCGTAATCAGCAATCCGGTTTGTGGACGGAGCGGACGTTTGATCTGCGTACCTAGCCGGTTAACAGGCCGAAGGCCCCGGCCATCGTCAGGCCCCCCCTTGGCCTGGCGATATGGCAGACACAAGCGCGTCGAACAGTCTGTGGAGGTGCTTGGCCAACATAAAGCGCAATCGATCAAAGGTCAGGATCGCCAGTCCGGGGCCTGACGTTGGCCTCTCATCGTGAAAACTGGCAATGTCCGCCAAGGGCTCAGCGCGGCGATGCCACTCCGTTTGACGCGCCATCGCGTCCCGCTCAAGCGCCGCGGCGCTCAGAGCGTGTCAGGCCAGCATCCCGCCATCGCTGTCGTCGCCCGCCTCATCCAGCAGGCGCTCGAAATCGGGCACGGTGACATGCCGCTTGCCCTTCAGCTCGATCACCCCGTCGCGCTTCAGCGCCGAGACCTGGCGGCTCACCGTTTCCAGCGTCAGGCCCAGATAATCGGCCATCGCCTCGCGGGTCAGCGGCAGATCGAACACCATCTGCCCTTTCGGCCCCTGCATGTTCAGCGTGGCATTGCGCCGCGCGATGATCGACAGAAGCGACGCGATCTTCTCGCGCGCGGTCTTGCGGCCCAGCACCAGCATCCATTCCCGTGCGGCGTCCAGCTCGTCCAGCGTCATCTCCAGCAGACGCTGGGCGATATGCGGCGTGCGCCCCATCATCTCTTCGAACGGCGCCTTGCGGAAGCAGCACATCACCAGATCCGAGGTGGCCACCACGTCATAGGCCGCGGCCCCCCGGCCCGGACGGCCAACGAAATCGCTCGGCAGCAGCAGGCCCACCATCTGCGTGCGCCCGTCCTCCATCGTCTGGGTCAGCGTCGCGATGCCGGAGACGACCGAGCCCACGAAATCCATCTGATCTCCGGACCAGATGATCGTCTGACCCGCCTCAAAGCTGCGGTAATACTTGATCATGTCGAGCTCGGCGAGCTCATCAGGCTCGCACCGCGCGCAAACCGCACGATGACGGATGGGGCACTCTCCGCAATTGCGAGAGAAGACTTCAGCGTGTTCCTGAGGCATCCCCGCCCCCTTTCCGACACTTGATCTGTGTCAAAGTAATTTCCGTCCGCGCCCCTAAAGGTATGCGCATGACAACAAAAGCACAACTGGGCAAACTGGGTCTCTTTGACGCAAAAGTGCCACGCTACACCAGCTACCCGACCGCCCCGCATTTCAAGCCGGGTGTCGGAGGCGACGTTTTTGCCTCCTGGATCGCAAAGATCCCGGAAGGCGCCCAAATCTCGCTCTACGTGCATGTGCCGTTTTGCAGGCGTTTATGCTGGTTTTGCGCCTGCCGCACCCAGGGCACACAGACCCTGACGCCGGTTGCCTCCTATGTGGAAACACTTAAATCCGAGCTTGCGCTTCTGAAGGCGCATCTGCCCCGGGGCGTCACCTTGTCGCGGCTCCACTGGGGCGGCGGCACACCGACCTTGCTCGATGCCGGGATGATCACCGCGCTGGCCGAGGCGGTCAAGGATGTAGCCCCCTTCGCCGATAACACCGAATTTTCGGTCGAGATCGATCCCTGCGAACTTGATTCGGATCGCCTGCAGGCATTGGCCCGCGCGGGCATGACCCGCGCTTCGATCGGCGTGCAGGATTTCGACCCCGAGATTCAGAACACGATCGGCCGGATTCAGGGCTACGACATCACCCGCAAGGTGGCC
This window harbors:
- a CDS encoding LysR family transcriptional regulator; this encodes MDWLTMPPLTALRAFSALAETGSAVAAGARLNVSHAAISQQIKALEAHMGLKLVDRSGRQLQLSPEGTHLAEALKLGFGAIARAVEELTTADADRPLQITTTPGFAAQWLMPRMLDFRHRHPDVDVMINPTPERVPLEPGGIDIAIRYGTGDWSGVDVSPLFISPLVVVAAPALIDGRDIREPADLLDLPWVQEFGTSESTDWLRRRGLSGVRAGAMMQVPGNLLLEGVRQGQGVSLTVLHWVEDDIRAGRLRLLFEEPEETGYFIVTRPGPLRPKARAFANWLRRCATARDE
- the ccoO gene encoding cytochrome-c oxidase, cbb3-type subunit II — encoded protein: MAILDKHAVLEKNVTLLAIFAFLVVTIGGIVQIAPLFYLENTIEDVEGMRPYTPLELAGRDIYIREGCYVCHSQMIRPMRDEVERYGHYSLAAESQYDHPFQWGSKRTGPDLARVGGRYSDEWHVDHLRNPQSVVPESVMPKYGYLERRMIDGKYIADSLKTHRFVGVPYTEEMIENAQADFAVQIDPFGDTDGLVERYGEKVNIRNFDGNDGISEADALIAYLQMLGTLVDFSTFTPVASR
- the ccoP gene encoding cytochrome-c oxidase, cbb3-type subunit III; its protein translation is MANEKKTNKDGYSTTGHEWDGIEEWNNPLPRWWLWIFYACIAWGIWYVIAYPAWPMLSGATEGYKGWSTRANVAAEIAEAEAANAEINAKLAATELTEISADPELQGYASSAGAAVFRTWCAQCHGSGAAGAKGYPNLLDNDWLWGGTIEDIHTTISHGIRNEEDDDARYSEMPVFGEILEAEEIDQVVNYVMSLSGEPVDAEKAKAGETVFADNCAACHMEDGTGDIYQGAPNLADAIWLYGGDYDTLVETVTYSRYGVMPPWTERLSEAELRAVAAYVHQLGGGE
- a CDS encoding sensor domain-containing diguanylate cyclase translates to MSSGERERPDPARSEAIAKTAQVFGELKEAVILADTDRRITWVNQAFTELMGYTLDDLRGRKTEILYDRTRDNAQIGRTRHYTSRAPVKPDYMVNYRHKAGRLIRSETIGWAVRDKAGEVIGFAALIRDMDELLDLHDVMSRLYDVSSSQDMSGQEKIHAIMRIGCEYFRLPTAMVTQVQGGQCTVLHAQSTIVDLSAGMQFALSDMFCGLALSEDGPLTIADAHRGGFPALGCIAGLNQRCYIGIPLTVDKERFGTLSFSSPIARSAFSAEEVDLIKLFAAWVAQEIAITRACEELSRAASTDWLTRAASRRQFQPDLEAALVEYCTSGRQASLLMIDIDHFKQINDRFGHAAGDMALRELAERLRRLLPFGGRLYRIGGEEFACLLPDHAVGEARELALQMREAVARMRLHQPGGDLRFTVSLGIAALHRGLTVPDAWLSEADAALYAAKTAGRNRVACAGTDQVRDMFGPGRTSASRRLKLVGTRGA
- the ccoN gene encoding cytochrome-c oxidase, cbb3-type subunit I, with product MTNYIKLIVLGVIALFALIAANYARDLAYMVNALTIALVAGVLFVWTLRHTDEPKPNVDLSGEYMDGVIRYGVIATALWGVVGFLVGTIIAFQLAFPVLNFEWAQGYLNFGRLRPLHTSAVIFAFGGNALLCTSFYVVQRTSAARLWGGNLAWFVFWGYQLVIVLAATGYLLGATQGKEYAEPEWYVDIWLTIVWLAYLAVFVGTLVKRKEPHIYVANWFFLSFILTVAMLHLFNNLSIPVSIWGSKSVQVFSGVQDAMTQWWYGHNAVGFFLTAGFLGMMYYFVPKQAERPVFSYKLSIIHFWALIFLYIWAGPHHLHYTALPDWASTLGMVFSVILWMPSWGGMINGLMTLSGAWDKLRTDPVIRMMVISVGFYGMSTFEGPMMSIRAVNSLSHYTDWTIGHVHSGALGWNGMITFGCLYFLVPKLWNKERLYSLRLVSWHFWLATIGIVLYAASMWVTGIMEGLMWREVDANGFLVNSFADTVSAKLPMYIVRGLGGVLFITGAIIMCYNLYMTARRSPAVETDNSVVPAE
- the fnrL gene encoding transcriptional regulator FnrL, which encodes MPQEHAEVFSRNCGECPIRHRAVCARCEPDELAELDMIKYYRSFEAGQTIIWSGDQMDFVGSVVSGIATLTQTMEDGRTQMVGLLLPSDFVGRPGRGAAAYDVVATSDLVMCCFRKAPFEEMMGRTPHIAQRLLEMTLDELDAAREWMLVLGRKTAREKIASLLSIIARRNATLNMQGPKGQMVFDLPLTREAMADYLGLTLETVSRQVSALKRDGVIELKGKRHVTVPDFERLLDEAGDDSDGGMLA
- a CDS encoding universal stress protein produces the protein MTYSSLYCVLTDPALVKDTLRHAIAAAQTHDAHLDVLCLGVDQTQTGYYYAGASAIVLQDSIERAQDLSAEIDAAARAILDGESLLWAIETGMTQLISLNRLIAARARFSDLVILPQPYGEDRGIELETITEATLFEGSTPALILPAGSAPEPRFNNVVIAWNESAEALNATRAAMPLLKAADKVHVVVIDPPTHGPNRSDPGGLLSQYLARHGVTVQVEVLSKTLPRISDVLSRHVADIGADLVVMGAYGHSRVREAVFGGATRDLLETSTVPVLMAH
- a CDS encoding cbb3-type cytochrome c oxidase subunit 3, coding for METYSLLREFADSWMLLALFVFFVAMVIWVFRPGSTKTYENPANIPFRHEDKPAPVRSADAKEA